In Fibrobacter sp. UWEL, one genomic interval encodes:
- a CDS encoding argininosuccinate synthase, with protein sequence MAKKESKKKVVLAYSGGLDTSIIIPWLKENYDCEVIAFAADLGQNDFPDAKALEQKALATGASKCYVLDLKKEFLEDYVWPTVRAGAKYESTYLLGTSFARPLIAKYQVKIAEKEGAYAVSHGATGKGNDQVRFELTYAALNPKLEIIAPWKDPKWNIHSREDAIDYAAARKIPLNGISKKKIYSEDGNLWHLSHEGGILEEPDKEHKYDMLKHTATYEKAPNKPAHVTIGFEKGTPVSINGKKMGAVELLEALNKIGGENACGLLDIVENRLVGLKSRGVYETPGGTLLYKAHECLEQLVLDKETLFEAQKMSMTYANLVYNGQWFTPLRQAMDAFFDEVNSVVTGEVTLKLYKGNIIPAGIKSPNSLYDMDLGGFSDVEMYDQKDATGFIRCFGLPLKTRALLLGKKTNVKFGKEVKLPNK encoded by the coding sequence ATGGCAAAGAAAGAATCCAAGAAGAAGGTCGTTCTCGCTTATAGCGGTGGCCTCGATACCTCCATCATTATTCCTTGGCTCAAGGAAAACTACGATTGCGAAGTGATCGCTTTCGCCGCTGACCTGGGTCAGAACGATTTCCCGGATGCTAAGGCTCTGGAACAGAAGGCTCTCGCTACTGGCGCTTCCAAGTGCTACGTCCTGGACCTCAAGAAGGAATTCCTCGAAGACTACGTATGGCCCACCGTCCGCGCTGGTGCCAAGTACGAAAGCACCTACCTCCTGGGTACCTCTTTCGCTCGTCCTCTTATCGCTAAGTACCAGGTTAAGATCGCTGAAAAGGAAGGCGCATACGCTGTTTCCCATGGCGCAACTGGTAAGGGTAACGACCAGGTCCGTTTCGAACTGACCTATGCCGCTCTCAACCCGAAGCTCGAAATCATCGCTCCGTGGAAGGACCCCAAGTGGAACATCCACAGCCGCGAAGACGCTATTGACTACGCTGCAGCCCGCAAGATTCCTCTGAACGGCATCAGCAAGAAGAAGATCTACTCCGAAGACGGCAACCTGTGGCACCTCTCTCACGAAGGTGGCATCCTGGAAGAACCGGATAAGGAACACAAGTACGATATGCTCAAGCATACCGCTACCTACGAAAAGGCTCCCAACAAGCCCGCTCACGTGACCATCGGTTTCGAAAAGGGTACTCCGGTTTCCATCAACGGCAAGAAGATGGGCGCAGTTGAACTCCTGGAAGCTCTCAACAAGATCGGTGGTGAAAACGCTTGCGGTCTCCTGGACATCGTTGAAAACCGTCTCGTTGGCCTCAAGAGCCGCGGCGTGTACGAAACTCCGGGTGGCACCCTCCTGTACAAGGCTCACGAATGCCTGGAACAGCTGGTTCTCGACAAGGAAACCTTGTTCGAAGCTCAGAAGATGTCTATGACCTATGCAAACCTGGTCTACAATGGTCAGTGGTTCACTCCGCTCCGTCAGGCTATGGACGCATTTTTCGACGAAGTTAACAGCGTCGTTACCGGTGAAGTCACCCTCAAGCTCTATAAGGGTAACATCATTCCGGCTGGCATCAAGAGCCCGAACTCCCTGTACGACATGGACCTCGGTGGCTTCTCTGACGTCGAAATGTACGACCAGAAGGATGCAACTGGCTTCATCCGTTGCTTCGGCCTGCCCCTCAAGACTCGCGCTCTCTTGCTCGGCAAGAAGACCAACGTGAAGTTCGGCAAGGAAGTCAAGCTCCCTAATAAGTAG
- a CDS encoding DUF3078 domain-containing protein, which yields MKLKSFLMSCVAACAFAAPAMAEGGMFEGALPENMKADVVAAVKYNYYNFSNWQQDGTSNYTWLVTFDADLQNQWKVANWRNLIDFDLGQTWTKGLGKRKSSDRIFWESMLDFNMTEVLKPYVGNRFETQMIAGYKYSEDEDGNEVKTAISSFMDPAYETQVAGLAYIPNDMFSQRIGFANRMTISDGYGYADDHGAEKIARGDRKHLKTVKDEPGLESVTEFKYAFSDIVSFKSRLWAFVNFEGVEEIDGRWENLLTVSIAPLVELQVGYDMAYDLDQDTDTQYKTMVLFGLTWKMF from the coding sequence ATGAAGTTGAAATCATTCTTGATGTCTTGTGTTGCTGCATGCGCTTTTGCAGCTCCCGCTATGGCCGAAGGTGGCATGTTCGAAGGTGCTCTTCCTGAAAACATGAAGGCAGACGTAGTCGCCGCTGTAAAGTATAACTACTATAACTTCAGCAACTGGCAGCAGGATGGTACCTCCAACTATACTTGGTTGGTTACCTTTGATGCAGATTTGCAGAACCAGTGGAAGGTTGCCAACTGGCGTAACCTCATTGACTTCGACCTGGGTCAGACTTGGACCAAGGGTCTCGGCAAGCGTAAGTCTTCCGACCGTATCTTCTGGGAATCCATGCTGGACTTCAACATGACTGAAGTTCTTAAGCCCTATGTCGGTAACCGTTTTGAAACTCAGATGATTGCTGGTTATAAGTACAGCGAAGACGAAGACGGCAACGAAGTGAAGACTGCTATTTCCAGCTTCATGGACCCTGCATACGAAACACAGGTTGCAGGTCTTGCTTACATTCCTAATGATATGTTCAGTCAGCGTATCGGTTTTGCAAACCGTATGACCATTTCTGATGGTTATGGCTATGCTGACGATCATGGCGCAGAAAAGATTGCTCGTGGTGATCGCAAGCATCTTAAGACCGTCAAGGATGAACCGGGTCTGGAATCCGTTACCGAATTCAAGTACGCTTTCTCCGACATCGTAAGCTTCAAGAGCCGTCTGTGGGCTTTCGTGAACTTCGAAGGTGTTGAAGAAATCGATGGCCGCTGGGAAAACCTGCTGACCGTAAGCATCGCTCCGCTGGTCGAACTCCAGGTCGGTTACGACATGGCATACGATCTGGATCAGGATACCGATACTCAGTACAAGACCATGGTGCTGTTCGGCCTGACTTGGAAGATGTTCTAA
- a CDS encoding fibro-slime domain-containing protein — MKKTAKRIVLSAVLLSLAGVVPSQAIVAENQRELDIIVRDFPVTHPDFENFQEEAYNSIANGSKNRDIGDLTTWHSSYTTDTEWMKRRSQPDVYGCGNTQSPSLGIAIGTLGYPKDLASETGSKSTVPDYVAALALPANTPQGYAWYGEFSNCQPDTKLNPLGLKVMRGLVADLCSDDSDSWAKNMADKSKQCTKTCKTHGWSQIVYITPGMVKEALYFPKDAEGNLDMYSPTILKNRDACDNGLFEQWYADSVAGTKIEGIAHKRTNTTLILDQDPTDSKYFEIDKNWNNGGYFPLDSISDDGKFTWMGSKPQYPNQFGAQSLSIFCPPYQYQWASTQTDFMGDNTAKLCNAWIAAGGPKNGDAAQAATLSDPTLGQRHLRNYGFTMMGYAAFKYKKGAGEVFKFTGDDDMWIYVDGVLVVDLGGTHLAAAGTANMDYLAANSHGCHFGDPLADSCATKIDAAGVWKDESWHHIHFFYADRQTDGSNLRIRSSLSELAPSRYGQPAANNVSVKNETREDGTTYQAVSMLLNTELDMETYQNIAMKGATQPAIIVMRTEKDASGNTVTKTYGFYIESISGPENKGAKGQLYQMNGTLKDAAGNVVETGILGSDLIAFNFPLEKYSEIANDDELKGAYVSAVGAETWAELLQWASKMSFEVKSTSGKAVVGFPDTPTGDDWAIVQFIPSGNKTLAPVDTTITRPDFAESQQKLQDMAGSGELSNEFTADLILTPLPTTVGKGDPTKMSDEEYKQYGSSDPAVTTATNRTSVVGGNPGNPGESNGLCFSQNGVESCTNFSKVISGPSRISVRVFDNMGHFVSQYQMTITEEMLRNALGKTNKQCYNNGVANDVYGDTGYLLLSAKMYPVSQNGRMLATGPYIYQVTVVEEKYASCVVSNGSPQWLPIDYSRTAETYVRGYRRLNK, encoded by the coding sequence ATGAAGAAGACAGCTAAGCGAATTGTACTTTCTGCAGTGTTGCTCAGTCTGGCAGGGGTGGTCCCCTCTCAGGCAATCGTTGCAGAAAATCAGCGTGAACTGGATATTATTGTTCGTGACTTTCCGGTAACTCATCCGGACTTTGAAAACTTCCAGGAAGAAGCTTACAATAGTATAGCTAACGGCTCCAAAAACAGAGATATTGGTGATTTGACAACTTGGCATTCGTCCTATACGACTGATACCGAGTGGATGAAGCGTCGCAGCCAACCTGATGTTTACGGTTGTGGTAATACTCAGTCTCCGTCTCTTGGTATTGCAATTGGTACTCTCGGTTATCCTAAGGACTTGGCTTCTGAGACTGGCTCAAAGTCCACGGTTCCGGACTATGTCGCTGCTCTTGCCCTCCCGGCAAACACTCCCCAGGGCTATGCCTGGTACGGTGAATTTTCCAACTGCCAGCCGGACACCAAGCTGAATCCCCTTGGCCTGAAGGTGATGCGTGGCTTGGTGGCGGATCTTTGTTCCGATGATTCCGACTCTTGGGCTAAGAATATGGCCGATAAGAGCAAGCAGTGCACCAAGACTTGTAAGACTCATGGATGGTCCCAGATTGTGTATATCACTCCGGGCATGGTGAAGGAGGCTTTGTATTTCCCGAAGGATGCAGAAGGAAATCTGGACATGTATTCTCCGACCATTCTTAAGAATCGCGATGCTTGCGATAATGGACTTTTTGAACAGTGGTATGCAGACTCTGTTGCTGGAACAAAGATCGAAGGTATCGCTCATAAGCGTACCAATACGACTTTGATTTTGGATCAGGACCCCACTGATTCCAAGTACTTTGAAATTGATAAGAACTGGAATAACGGTGGTTACTTCCCTCTGGATTCTATTTCTGACGATGGTAAGTTTACCTGGATGGGTTCCAAGCCGCAGTACCCGAACCAGTTCGGTGCTCAGTCCCTGTCCATTTTCTGCCCTCCCTATCAGTACCAGTGGGCTTCTACCCAGACTGACTTCATGGGCGATAATACCGCTAAGCTTTGTAATGCTTGGATTGCTGCCGGTGGTCCTAAGAATGGTGACGCTGCACAGGCTGCCACCTTGTCTGATCCGACCTTGGGACAGCGCCATCTCCGTAACTATGGCTTTACCATGATGGGCTATGCTGCCTTTAAGTACAAGAAGGGTGCTGGCGAAGTCTTTAAGTTCACCGGTGATGATGACATGTGGATTTATGTGGATGGCGTCCTGGTTGTGGATCTGGGTGGTACTCACCTTGCTGCTGCTGGTACTGCAAACATGGACTACCTGGCTGCAAATAGTCACGGCTGCCACTTTGGTGATCCCTTGGCAGATTCTTGTGCAACTAAGATTGACGCTGCAGGTGTCTGGAAGGACGAATCCTGGCATCACATTCACTTCTTCTATGCTGACCGCCAGACCGATGGTTCCAATCTCCGTATCCGCAGCTCCTTGTCCGAACTGGCTCCGTCCCGTTATGGTCAGCCCGCTGCAAACAACGTGTCTGTGAAGAACGAAACTAGAGAAGATGGCACTACCTACCAGGCTGTCAGCATGTTGCTGAATACTGAACTGGATATGGAAACATATCAGAATATTGCCATGAAAGGCGCCACCCAGCCTGCTATTATCGTGATGCGTACGGAAAAGGATGCTAGCGGTAATACCGTAACCAAGACTTATGGCTTCTACATTGAATCTATTTCTGGTCCGGAAAATAAGGGCGCCAAGGGTCAGCTCTATCAGATGAACGGCACCTTGAAGGATGCTGCTGGTAATGTTGTGGAAACCGGAATTCTGGGTTCTGACTTGATTGCCTTTAACTTCCCGCTGGAAAAGTACTCTGAAATTGCAAATGACGATGAACTGAAGGGTGCTTACGTTTCCGCCGTGGGTGCAGAAACATGGGCAGAACTTCTTCAGTGGGCATCTAAGATGAGCTTTGAAGTCAAGTCCACTTCTGGTAAGGCTGTGGTTGGTTTCCCGGATACACCTACTGGTGATGACTGGGCAATTGTGCAATTCATTCCGTCTGGTAATAAGACTCTTGCTCCTGTGGATACTACCATTACCCGTCCGGACTTTGCTGAATCTCAGCAGAAACTCCAGGATATGGCTGGTTCCGGAGAACTGTCCAACGAATTTACAGCTGATTTGATCTTGACTCCGCTGCCCACTACTGTAGGTAAGGGTGACCCGACCAAGATGAGTGACGAAGAATACAAGCAGTATGGTTCTTCTGATCCTGCTGTAACTACAGCAACTAACCGTACTTCTGTGGTGGGTGGTAATCCGGGTAATCCTGGTGAATCCAATGGCCTCTGTTTCTCTCAGAATGGCGTTGAAAGCTGCACCAACTTCAGTAAGGTGATTTCTGGTCCTAGCCGCATCAGTGTTCGTGTGTTTGATAACATGGGTCACTTCGTGAGCCAGTATCAGATGACTATTACCGAAGAAATGTTGCGTAATGCTTTGGGCAAGACGAATAAGCAATGCTACAATAATGGTGTTGCTAATGATGTGTACGGCGATACGGGTTACTTGCTCCTGTCTGCCAAGATGTATCCGGTGTCTCAGAATGGCCGCATGCTGGCAACTGGCCCCTACATCTATCAGGTGACTGTCGTTGAAGAAAAGTACGCCTCTTGCGTGGTTTCTAACGGCTCTCCCCAGTGGCTGCCCATTGACTACTCTCGTACTGCAGAAACCTACGTACGTGGCTATCGTCGCCTCAACAAGTAA
- a CDS encoding tRNA (N(6)-L-threonylcarbamoyladenosine(37)-C(2))-methylthiotransferase, with protein sequence MENLKPELRIISQGCAANFGEGEKIARVFQDEYDVKFGQPLTSESKPAAYVLNVCTVKGNAGAIKLLRQAIDNAPDAKIFITGCAPKDFREEALRITSRIVFTDIKELTREIVPQEMKKNIAKDSAVLRESPLVGIVNIESGCLDACSYCSTRLVKGRLQSYPAKEIVQQVAKLVADGCHEIQLTGQDCGCYGFDLEETSDQQANPAGPRNLAELVQKILAEVPGDYRMRLGMGNPRHILRYKDALMDCFSDPRVYKFIHLPVQSGSEHTLQDMNRKHSARDYADLANEFNKRFPLFTLSTDLIVGFPGETDQDFADTMSILRETRPTVCNITRFVSRPGTPAARMTNPVPDEIKHKRSAELAAAFQEIAQQNNARWIGQTESVTVEKSGYRKGTLIARNDAYRPVAIQVTDEAQYAPGIRLNVRITAAEPFALIAEVI encoded by the coding sequence ATGGAAAATCTCAAGCCAGAACTTCGGATCATTAGCCAAGGTTGCGCCGCCAACTTTGGCGAAGGCGAAAAAATCGCCCGCGTCTTCCAAGACGAATACGACGTCAAGTTCGGCCAACCCCTCACTAGCGAATCCAAGCCCGCGGCCTATGTCCTAAACGTATGCACCGTCAAGGGTAACGCAGGAGCCATCAAGCTATTGCGCCAGGCCATTGACAACGCCCCCGACGCCAAGATTTTCATTACCGGATGCGCTCCCAAGGACTTTCGCGAAGAAGCGCTCCGCATCACCTCGAGAATCGTCTTTACGGACATCAAGGAACTGACCCGTGAAATTGTTCCGCAAGAGATGAAAAAAAACATAGCGAAGGATTCCGCCGTTCTCCGCGAGTCCCCTCTGGTGGGTATCGTCAACATCGAGAGCGGATGTCTGGACGCCTGTAGCTATTGCTCCACCCGTCTTGTAAAGGGACGCCTCCAGAGCTATCCCGCCAAGGAAATCGTACAGCAGGTTGCCAAGCTGGTGGCCGACGGTTGCCATGAAATCCAGCTCACCGGTCAGGACTGCGGGTGCTATGGATTTGACCTTGAGGAGACCTCGGATCAGCAGGCAAATCCCGCAGGCCCCCGCAATCTGGCGGAATTAGTCCAGAAAATTCTAGCGGAAGTCCCCGGAGATTACCGCATGCGCCTGGGGATGGGCAATCCCCGCCATATCCTGCGTTACAAGGACGCCCTCATGGATTGCTTCAGCGATCCCAGGGTGTACAAGTTCATCCACCTGCCGGTCCAGAGCGGAAGCGAACATACCCTTCAGGACATGAACCGCAAGCACTCCGCCCGAGATTACGCCGACCTGGCCAATGAATTCAACAAGCGCTTCCCGCTGTTCACTCTCAGTACAGACCTCATTGTAGGCTTCCCTGGGGAAACAGATCAGGACTTTGCAGATACCATGAGCATCCTTCGGGAAACTCGCCCAACCGTCTGCAATATCACCCGTTTCGTCAGCAGGCCAGGCACTCCCGCAGCCCGCATGACCAATCCCGTCCCCGACGAGATTAAGCACAAGCGTTCCGCAGAGCTCGCAGCCGCATTCCAGGAAATCGCCCAGCAGAATAACGCCCGCTGGATCGGTCAAACCGAATCCGTCACCGTAGAGAAGTCAGGCTACCGCAAAGGCACCCTCATCGCCCGTAACGACGCTTACCGCCCCGTAGCCATCCAGGTAACCGACGAAGCCCAATACGCCCCAGGCATCCGCCTAAACGTCCGTATTACCGCCGCAGAACCCTTCGCCCTCATCGCCGAAGTCATCTAG
- a CDS encoding SpoIID/LytB domain-containing protein, which yields MNRRWTFLCTLLLSLWPTLTGAQAFSASDDDFELPEFEPNPQNFKPIEATSTTEPAPEPPKATVAKEPAPETFKPVATPVAPAPSPAEIQAPVTEKKAEIVVENESAKVQAEAIPENLDRPLRVGVFVGVKELYLNYAGETIKITPAGKNIKLSSGSHSMEMDTREFSNEDGTCLAVAPDTKSLKQACYPGVMAFRANNGKLDAINIVDVEDYLRGVVPYEIGRLDTSRIEALKAQAVAARTYAYKHFNSREAMGFDVYADTKDQVYKGLESATVLTDQAVKATAGVVMMYNNDFIIAYYHSTCGGVTETLATWNRPDLPYLKSTSDLMKNGTPYCKESSYTKWERNFTDKEILEMVKSNANEAKAKFSGFKPSDIKKIKNISIKDKLKSGRILTLIVKTDKGEMEVLTDRTRWLFKKGGSILPSSFFTIKREGSSWKLTGTGFGHGVGMCQMGVRARAKDGQSYEEILTHYYQGITLEKFQR from the coding sequence TTGAATCGTCGATGGACATTCCTCTGTACTCTTCTTTTGAGCCTGTGGCCCACCCTTACGGGAGCCCAGGCTTTTTCTGCATCTGACGATGACTTCGAGCTGCCGGAATTTGAACCCAATCCCCAGAACTTCAAGCCCATCGAAGCAACTAGCACTACAGAACCAGCTCCCGAGCCACCCAAGGCAACCGTAGCCAAGGAGCCCGCCCCCGAAACGTTTAAGCCCGTTGCTACACCTGTAGCCCCGGCACCCAGCCCCGCAGAAATCCAGGCGCCAGTAACGGAAAAGAAGGCGGAGATTGTCGTCGAGAACGAATCCGCCAAGGTTCAGGCAGAGGCCATCCCGGAAAATCTGGATCGTCCCCTCCGAGTAGGCGTCTTTGTAGGCGTCAAGGAACTGTACCTCAACTACGCTGGTGAAACCATCAAGATCACTCCCGCAGGCAAGAACATCAAGCTTTCCAGCGGCAGCCACTCCATGGAAATGGACACTCGGGAATTCAGCAACGAAGACGGAACCTGTCTAGCAGTTGCTCCCGACACTAAAAGTCTAAAGCAGGCATGTTACCCCGGAGTCATGGCATTTAGGGCAAACAACGGCAAGCTGGACGCCATCAACATCGTAGACGTAGAAGATTACCTGCGAGGAGTCGTCCCCTACGAAATAGGCCGTCTAGACACCTCCCGCATTGAAGCCCTGAAGGCACAGGCAGTGGCCGCACGTACTTACGCCTACAAGCACTTTAACAGCCGCGAAGCCATGGGCTTTGACGTCTACGCCGACACCAAGGACCAAGTCTACAAAGGTCTAGAAAGTGCCACAGTCCTTACAGATCAGGCGGTAAAGGCAACCGCAGGTGTCGTCATGATGTACAACAACGATTTCATCATCGCCTATTATCACTCCACTTGCGGCGGCGTCACGGAAACGCTGGCCACCTGGAACCGCCCCGACCTCCCCTACCTGAAAAGTACATCGGACTTGATGAAAAACGGGACTCCCTACTGCAAGGAATCCAGCTATACCAAGTGGGAACGAAACTTTACAGATAAAGAAATTCTGGAAATGGTCAAGTCCAACGCCAACGAAGCCAAGGCAAAGTTCAGCGGTTTCAAGCCCAGTGACATCAAGAAAATCAAGAACATTTCCATCAAGGATAAATTGAAAAGCGGCCGCATTCTCACCCTCATCGTCAAGACGGACAAGGGCGAAATGGAAGTGCTGACCGATCGCACCCGCTGGCTCTTCAAGAAGGGAGGTTCCATCCTCCCCTCATCCTTCTTTACCATCAAGCGGGAAGGCAGTTCCTGGAAGCTTACCGGCACAGGCTTTGGCCACGGTGTAGGCATGTGCCAGATGGGCGTTCGAGCCCGCGCCAAGGACGGTCAGTCCTACGAAGAAATCCTGACCCACTACTACCAGGGAATCACCCTGGAAAAGTTCCAGCGTTAA
- the def gene encoding peptide deformylase encodes MAILPIRIYGDPVLRKKCEPITEITPELRQLARDMLETMYDAPGCGLAAPQIGKNIRLVVIDTAVPGEEDPRPYIMFNPEWEAEPDAKVVEYDEGCLSVPDIFCNVNRPDKVCVRFFDINGEAQEIHNCDGLFGRCIQHEVDHLSGDLFVDKISTADRTMNQSKLKKMAKDTQTKLKGKR; translated from the coding sequence ATGGCAATCCTCCCCATCCGAATTTACGGTGATCCGGTTCTCCGCAAGAAGTGCGAACCCATTACCGAAATCACTCCTGAACTGCGCCAGCTGGCTCGTGACATGCTGGAAACCATGTACGACGCTCCGGGTTGCGGCCTCGCTGCCCCCCAGATTGGCAAGAACATTCGCCTGGTCGTCATTGACACCGCAGTTCCCGGCGAGGAGGATCCCCGCCCCTACATCATGTTCAATCCCGAATGGGAAGCAGAACCTGATGCAAAGGTTGTGGAATATGACGAAGGCTGCCTTTCCGTCCCCGACATTTTCTGCAACGTGAACCGTCCGGACAAGGTTTGCGTCCGTTTCTTCGACATCAACGGTGAAGCTCAGGAAATCCATAATTGCGACGGCCTTTTCGGTCGCTGCATCCAGCACGAAGTGGATCACCTCAGCGGCGACCTGTTCGTGGACAAGATTTCCACTGCAGACCGCACCATGAACCAGTCCAAGCTGAAGAAGATGGCTAAGGACACCCAGACCAAGCTGAAAGGCAAGCGCTAA
- the yajC gene encoding preprotein translocase subunit YajC — translation MKIKLFLAALLTAAAFTFAEGEAAPAAAPAAPTLSAAPAAEGSLAAAAQQDAPAATATATEAAAPAAEQEQPSMLGGMMPIILLFVVMWLFFIRPKNKEMKQQEAMRKSLKKGDKVMTAAGIIGVVTNIDETSTVITVRTGSTTLIDFEKAAVLRVLNAEAKPAEAKTEEKK, via the coding sequence ATGAAGATCAAGTTGTTCCTTGCCGCTCTCCTCACCGCAGCTGCATTCACTTTTGCTGAAGGCGAAGCCGCTCCCGCAGCAGCACCCGCAGCACCCACTCTCTCTGCCGCACCTGCAGCAGAAGGCTCTCTGGCAGCAGCAGCCCAGCAGGATGCTCCCGCAGCAACCGCAACTGCAACCGAAGCAGCAGCCCCCGCAGCCGAACAGGAACAGCCCAGCATGCTGGGTGGCATGATGCCCATCATCCTCCTCTTCGTTGTCATGTGGCTCTTCTTCATCCGCCCCAAGAACAAGGAAATGAAGCAGCAGGAAGCTATGCGCAAGTCCCTCAAGAAGGGTGACAAGGTCATGACCGCAGCAGGCATCATCGGTGTTGTAACCAACATCGACGAAACCTCCACCGTCATTACCGTCCGCACCGGTTCCACCACCCTCATCGACTTTGAAAAGGCCGCAGTTCTCCGCGTGCTCAACGCAGAAGCCAAGCCGGCAGAAGCAAAGACCGAAGAAAAGAAGTAA
- a CDS encoding Crp/Fnr family transcriptional regulator codes for MQYASREIICREGEFINALYIVKKGFLEGTSLQTGAKNVYGPGSIVGEFCLVENSPIAETISAQSDCEIQIIEGQTLKDALQQEPSWIGSIVQFLSQRSRIAEGDFRKSLKVRSLPSILYLLSTTAKGRQEAEVSLSVLTEKMGHLANLPVDITKELLQILQEMDLLKLQSTTVRIKNCNVVEMLYKAILHRALKKETSPNILSITEQMVLKAVIKAAQESTEPLNNGTCVVSSANLVAIAKKVTFGMTLTMRNIMPLLDKKILTCSATAPIEATTSIESIHSFSGDLDHIIDLMELNRIFPLLDKKLVE; via the coding sequence ATGCAGTACGCATCTCGCGAAATCATCTGCCGTGAAGGGGAATTCATCAACGCCCTCTATATTGTCAAGAAGGGTTTCCTGGAAGGAACCTCCCTCCAGACAGGCGCCAAGAATGTTTACGGTCCCGGCTCCATCGTAGGCGAATTCTGCCTGGTGGAAAACAGTCCCATTGCGGAAACCATCAGTGCCCAGTCCGATTGCGAAATCCAGATAATTGAGGGCCAGACCCTAAAGGACGCCCTTCAGCAGGAACCCTCCTGGATTGGATCCATCGTCCAGTTCCTTTCCCAGCGATCACGCATTGCCGAAGGGGATTTCCGTAAGAGTCTTAAAGTTCGTTCCCTTCCCTCCATTCTCTACCTCCTGTCCACAACCGCTAAAGGCCGTCAGGAAGCAGAAGTTAGTTTATCTGTACTAACCGAGAAGATGGGACATCTCGCCAATCTTCCTGTAGACATTACCAAGGAACTTCTCCAGATTTTACAGGAAATGGACCTGCTGAAGCTCCAATCCACCACCGTCAGGATCAAGAACTGCAATGTGGTGGAAATGCTCTACAAGGCAATTCTCCATAGGGCTCTGAAAAAGGAAACCTCTCCCAACATTCTTTCCATCACCGAACAGATGGTCCTGAAGGCAGTTATCAAGGCCGCCCAGGAAAGTACGGAGCCCCTCAACAACGGAACCTGCGTCGTCTCCTCAGCAAACCTCGTTGCCATTGCCAAGAAGGTAACCTTCGGCATGACCCTCACCATGAGAAATATCATGCCCCTGCTGGACAAAAAAATTCTTACCTGTTCCGCCACGGCGCCTATCGAAGCCACAACATCCATTGAATCCATCCACTCCTTCTCCGGAGACCTGGACCACATCATCGATTTGATGGAACTGAACCGCATCTTCCCTCTGCTGGACAAGAAGCTGGTTGAATAA
- a CDS encoding cyclic nucleotide-binding domain-containing protein — MNMADSRQQLVPPTQMRVKAGFVVYAPDSEERCIVILNDGELEAREKDSPHKIVFTMHPGDLVGVASLLERERFKYQLVASRDSDVTIINEECMESELKRLPLWLLATIRSFGSRTRDLKLASQKSNIENELLSLAEFLSHKPSKEYLPLQDLLLEYTFLSRLRAVEIIQAFKGLARRHFIEIKSIDNKECCKIPDTRLLETYVDYQAARSKEIPFPPYTLSKIQRKLIELLARKSGSGPREGASWVKFLSENVPEATLSDWLILKNIGCFSDCGDGNFAIHINSLAKTYLALLFETNIKGVL; from the coding sequence ATGAATATGGCGGATTCCCGACAGCAACTAGTCCCGCCCACGCAAATGCGCGTGAAGGCGGGATTTGTTGTTTATGCACCGGACAGCGAAGAACGTTGCATAGTCATCCTGAATGACGGGGAACTCGAAGCTCGCGAAAAGGACAGCCCCCATAAAATCGTCTTTACCATGCATCCGGGAGACTTGGTTGGAGTAGCATCCCTCCTGGAACGTGAACGTTTCAAGTACCAGCTGGTAGCCAGCCGGGATTCAGACGTTACTATCATTAACGAAGAATGCATGGAATCAGAACTGAAGCGACTGCCCCTATGGCTCCTTGCAACGATTCGATCCTTCGGTTCCAGAACCCGCGACTTAAAGCTTGCCAGCCAGAAGAGTAACATTGAAAACGAGCTTCTCAGCCTGGCAGAATTCCTGAGCCATAAACCCTCCAAGGAATACCTCCCCCTCCAGGATCTCCTTCTGGAATATACCTTCCTGTCCAGACTTCGCGCCGTAGAGATTATCCAGGCATTCAAAGGCCTTGCCCGACGCCACTTTATTGAAATCAAGTCCATAGACAACAAGGAATGTTGCAAGATTCCGGACACACGCCTGCTGGAAACTTACGTGGACTATCAGGCAGCCCGCAGCAAGGAAATTCCCTTCCCGCCTTACACCTTAAGTAAGATCCAGAGAAAGCTTATCGAACTGTTGGCGAGAAAATCCGGCAGCGGCCCTCGTGAAGGAGCCAGCTGGGTAAAGTTCCTGTCCGAAAATGTACCTGAGGCAACCCTCTCCGACTGGCTCATCCTAAAGAACATCGGATGTTTCAGTGACTGCGGGGACGGCAATTTTGCGATCCACATCAACAGTCTGGCAAAGACCTACTTGGCGCTCCTCTTTGAAACAAACATCAAGGGGGTTCTCTAA